The DNA sequence GATTATCAGTACTATTACACAGATTATTAGTACTATTACACAGAATATTAGTACTATTACACAGAACGGATCACGCTGCCTGAAtatcaaaatataacaaatattaaAGATGAATTAATTTGAAACATCCTATTTTAagatattataaattatattttaaggTACATGAAGAAACATTACGTCATTATTTGGatacagttttttatttcttgattTTATGTGTGTTAAATATTCCAAATATCTCAGGCTAATTACATGGATGTTGTTTGAAAATACCTGTAAACTGAAGGTCTTTGAACGCAGCATCTGATCCCAACAtcattattatgattatgattattgttattgttgttgttgtttgtggttttcagtATTTAATCTGTTGTGATTTACCTTTACTTCTATCTCTGTGTActtctgtgtatttctgtgtatttctttgAGAGGCCCAGATAATcattatatattgtatagtgtgtgtatttctgtgtatttctgtgtatttctgtgtatttctgtgtatctagtgtgtatttctgtttattccAGTGTGTATTCAGTATGTATTTCTGTGAATATTTCTGTGTATTCCAGTGtatatttctgtgtatttctgtgcaTCCAGTGTGTATTCTTTGTGTATTCcagtgtgtatttctgtgtattcTCTGTGTAttctctgtgttctgtgtgtatttctgtgtgtattctGTGTGTACTAGTACCTTAACTTGGCTCTCGGTCATGCCAAGAGAGTATTCcagtgtgtatttcagtgtgtattccagtgtatttgtctgtgtattCTGTGTAAATGTCTGTGTCTTCCAGTGTATATTCCAGTGTATATTCTGTGTGTATTCTGTGTGTACTAGTACCTTGACTTGGCTCTCTGTGATGCCCAGAGAATATTTCAGTGTGAATTTCTGTGTCTTCCAGTGTATATGCTGTGTGTATTCcagtgtatttgtctgtgtttcctgtgtaaatgtctgtgtattccagtgtgtatttctgtgtgtattctGTGTGTATTCTGTGTGTATTCCAGTGTGTATCCGATGTGTGTACTAGTACCTTGACTTGGCTCTCGGTCATGCCCAGTGAGTACGCGAGCCGCGCCCTCTCCGGCCCCGCCAGGTACTTGGTCTGTTCGAAGGTTTTCTCCAGAGCGAAGATCTGCTGCCCGGAGAACGTGGGCCGGGTGTGCTTCCTCTTCCCGTCCTTATCCAGCAGCACCGAGCTCtggtctgcacacacacacacacacacacacacacacacacacacacacacgcacacacacgcacacacacacactttaaatacCATGGTataaaaactacagtatattcagAGGAAATACAGACACTgctttagaaagaaaaacacacacaaaatttaaaaataagcttttactttgaaggatCATTCatccggacacacacacacacacacacacacacacacacacacgcacacactttaAATACCAAGGTATAACAACATTTTTCagaaggaaaaatacaaaataattaaaaaataagcttttactttgaaggatCATTCAttcggacacacacacacaaacacacacacactttaaataccaaatgtaaaaactgtttCCAGAAGaggaaatacacacagagttttagaaggaaaacacaaaaaagaaaaaagaaaaaagctcttattttgaaggatCATTTATGCTGAAATCCTCAGTAATCAGTGTAGATTTGAACTAAGTAATTAATTcaatatgaagaaaatgaaatcttaaGCCTTGGACATTTATTCTGTTATggtaaaataatacacacatgtgtataatatgtagcctatatatatatatatatatatatatatatatatatatatatatatatatatatatatgtatatcatatttaatattaacatttaggCTCAATAATCTCCCACtgagacttttattttgttgtaaatataattattttaatgttttttaatgttttaaaatacaaaaatacgttccgataaaaaaagtattttataaaatctaaataaagaaTTTTTAAGATTGAAGTATTTCGGAATATTTGTACACTTTCAGATGATTAAATgagtcttttttaaatgagttatgtttttattaatcagAAGAATTCagattatttaataaaaatataaggccgaaaatgaaaatacttccAACTATATTTAAAGTTTTCACAGAATTAAATACTACGTTTTCAGAGGATAACGTATTTATAGGATGAAGAAAGTACCGAGTATTACTACGTTTTCAGAGAATAAAGACGTTTTATTTTTAGggttaatatatatttatgttttacaggACAAAGAAGTATTTTAAGGATTACTAAAGTTCCGAGTATTACTACGTTTTCAGAGGATAAAGAAGTATTTTTAATAAAGTTCCGAGTATTACTGTGTTTTCAGAGGATAAAGAAGTATTTTTAATAAAGTTCCGAGTATTACTGTGTTTTCAGAGGATAAAGAAGTATTTTTAATAAAGTTCCGAGTATTACTGCGTTTTCAGAGGATAAAGAAGTATTTTTAATAAAGTTCCGAGTATTACTGTGTTTTGCAGGATAAAAGAAGTATTTTAAGGATTACTAAAGTTCCGAGTATTACTGTGTTTTCAGAGGATAAAGAAGTATTTTTAATCCAGTTCCGAGTATTACTACGTTTTGCAGGATAAAAGAAGTATTTTAAGGATTACTAAAGTTCCGAGTATTAGGCCTACTGCGTTTTCAGAGGATAAagaagtatttttaaataaagttccGAGTATTACTGTGTCTTCAGGGGATATAGAAGTATTTTTAACAAAGCTCCGAGTATTACTGTGTCTTCAGGGGATAAAGAAGTATTTTAGAGTCCGGGACCCGGACCCGCACTTACGCGGCGAGCAGGCGAAGCGCGCGGCGTCCCTCCAGTGCGCGCTCTGCATGACCCCGGGCCAGAAGATGGGGGTCCGGCCCGGCAGCTCCGCCAGGGGCTTCGGGTACCGGGCCGCGGCCCCGGGGCTGAAGTAGAGCCCGGGGGGGGGCGGCGGGCTGAGGCTGCTGAACCGGGGCAGACCGGACAGGATCCCGGCCGCGGAGGAGCACGAGGCGGCGGCGACGGCGGCCGCGGAGGGCCGGCTCAGGATGTCGTTTATTCCGTGCGGGGTCGCGGAGGAGCCCTGCTGCGGGGACCCGA is a window from the Etheostoma cragini isolate CJK2018 chromosome 16, CSU_Ecrag_1.0, whole genome shotgun sequence genome containing:
- the nkx6.1 gene encoding homeobox protein Nkx-6.1, yielding MLAVHGQMDGSRPSAFLLSTPPLAALHSMTEMKTPLYPAYPLSSPGPTCSTSPATTSPNPGGIPVSVSSPGVNMKSSTGGQLSSGLGSPQQGSSATPHGINDILSRPSAAAVAAASCSSAAGILSGLPRFSSLSPPPPPGLYFSPGAAARYPKPLAELPGRTPIFWPGVMQSAHWRDAARFACSPHQSSVLLDKDGKRKHTRPTFSGQQIFALEKTFEQTKYLAGPERARLAYSLGMTESQVKVLVHTSDTHWNTHRIHTEYTQKYTLEYTTWRRLLDSPEAGFKTWRRLQSLQRLVLGRGGVF